In Dryobates pubescens isolate bDryPub1 chromosome 19, bDryPub1.pri, whole genome shotgun sequence, the sequence ggcttggactcggatcatctccagaggtcccttccaacccctgacatcctgtgaccaGCATGGGGCTCtcatgctgcaggagcaggaatgAGCATTTCCTGGCAACTCATGTCCAAAGGATCACCTGCCTCATCCCCAAACTGATATAAATGCTACAACAAGCATTTATCTTTCTAGCAAGCAACTAGAAAAGCCTTCAAGCCCATGAACAGCAACTGGCCCGAGACCTCTGCTCATGAAGCACAACATGAAGCTTGGCTGCAAACAAGCACTCACCCTTTTcttgaagctgcaccaggaacagCTTCTTGTGCTCTTTTGGTTTTGTAATGTGAGCTGGGATATAGGGatactggaaggaaaaaaaaccaaggacaacaaaaaatggcTTAGTCAGAGCTCTTGAAAACACAATGCAATCTTAAGTGCTCCTCTACAACTTAACAAGCACTGTGCAAGCTTCCCATCTGGCACATACTGGTCACTCATGGCATCAAAGCACTCAAGGAAACTGCTGGCCCAGCTGTTGACAGGAGGCACCAATGTTCATGGCCAGTTAACCCAAACAGACAGAAATGCTAACAGCAAACTGAGTACATCCAGGGGCAAAGTGTCTAGAAAGAGAGGCGTGAAACtgttctcttcacagggcatctgctccacctgcagcagcacaggagattccattGTGGCTGCCACAGGGATTGAAATGGTGTTGGCTGGCTCAGCACAGGACTGGAAGTGACAACACCCAGTGCTCTCTCATCCCATCAGGGTGGGTGTGAGGAAGGAGATCACACACAGGACGTTCCAGGGCAAAAAACCACGTCtgtactttctcctcagccacaGAAAAGAAGTGAAAAGCTAAAAACCAGAGAGACTAATTCCTGGTGCAGCTCTTGCTCAAAAAGCCCAACTGGGAGGTTGAAGGCTTTGAGACCAATCAATTCTTGaccaaagaagaagaaagttgAGATGGGTACTCACCTGTGGAGGTTCAAAGTTTGGTCTCCACCAGTTACCGATGCAGTCATCAATGACCCAGTCTTGCTGAACACCATCCTGACGACCCAGTATCTACCAAACAGCCAGGTACAGTCAGAACCCCAACCACTCTGAGCCTATTTTAGACAGCATGTACTGGAAGGGTGAAGACTTGCTGTACTAAGGGTCTGATGGGAGTCCAGAACTGCTCTGGAACAGCTTTTCCTAGAATTTCAGAGCAGTTCTGTATCAAGGGACATTACCTAGCAAAAGCCTCCCCTGACAAGACAAGGACACTGGTGAAAGCATTTCAAATCTCATGCTGCattcagctgagctgagctcttgTCAGAGCAGTGAGGAGAATGAAAGGCATTAAGCCACCTGACAGAACTAAGTTTAGCTGACTTGGAGAGCAAGGAACGTTGATTGGTGCCTTGGGAAGACTATCTCAAAGGCAAGACCTCATCAGTTTTCTCCACAGCATATCTTATTTCCCATCTGCATCCTCCCTTGCCTGAAATCCACCCACAAAGCAAAGCTGCAAAGGGACACAGggcctgagcagcagggagggaggggcagCCACCAGGCCACTCTGTCACAGTCCTGATGCAGGTAAACAAAAGCTCATCGTGCTCTTTGTTCGCTACCTGAGAACAGCACAACACagccactcagcagcagctgctctccaaaGCTTTGAGTCGTTAACTCTAGAACAGCCCCACATGCCAGCATCCCAAGGGCACAAAAGAGAACAGACCTCTGTCATCAGGCGTTTGAGCCCCTCCACCTCATCTTCTCCCGGATTGAGCTCACCACCAGGTCTGTGGAAACAGCCAGAGAGGAAAGCCCAAGTTAGGTTTTCACTGCCATTTACTGACTGAGGGCTAAGGTTGGCTGTGCTGCCCGGCAGAGATGGGACAGGTTCACTCAACCAACAAGTTCCAACTCTGACTGTGCTCAGCTTAAACACAGCACTTGAGTTCTCAGCCAAACTGAGGCTCAAAGGGCTGCTGTGTGTCCCTTCAAAAATAATGATTACATGAACCAGGTCAGCTTCAGCAGGGTGCAGTGCAGCACTACACATGACACCAACCAGGACCTTTAAAAGCTAAGGTTTTAACTACACAAAAGCACCAGAAGCCAAATAAAGACCTGTCAATATTGactgtggaatcacagaatcagagatcatcaagtccaacctaatacctcataacaactaaaccatgactgtATTTATTCTTATCTCCAAAGCAGATCCACTGAAGCAAAAGGGAGGCAGAAAAATACAAGGGATTGTAGTGAGAGgaagaggggcagtggctttgagctggaagagaggaggttgagactggagatgaggaagaaattgttggcagtgagggttgcccagggaggctgtggctgcacccgccctggaggtgttcaaggccaggctggatgaggccttgagcagcttggtgtagtggaggtgtccctgcccatggcagggggttggaactggatgatcttcaaggtccctcccagcctaaaccattctatgaatctatgaaaatgaAACTCCTGTGGGGAACCATCCTGCATTCGATGCCAGATTCATTAACAGCCCAAAGCCTAAACCCACCTTGCCATCTTTAAGGGCTGTGACAAAACCCTTGAGTCTCGTGGCCACAGGCATCTCCCAAGGCAAGGCACAAAAAGCCCAAAGACAGGGATAGAAAGTCTGTTTTCACACACAACTGAGAGCAAATGATGTGTGCtaaaagcagagcaggaacacAAACAGGATAATGTTGTAAACAGAAAGCAGGCAGCTCCACCAGCACTACCACCACACGACCAAACGCTCCAGTTTCACTCTGGCAACAAACTAGGAGATGAGCTGAAGCCTCTTCCTCAAACTCAGCTGTCTGCCTCCCTTCTGTCAGATCACCCAGGAGTCTGTGAGCAGACAGCATTCTGATCTTACTGGGCTTTAGTGCTTCAGCTCCACTTCACCATCTGTGCCCACAGCATGAAGGGCTGTAAGCAGAACAGCTCTCACAAGGGAAGCACAACACACAGCTAATGAGTTTTACACAGCatcttggaatcacagaacccttggggttagaagggaccttaaagatcatctagctccaagccTCTTAGCTCAGTGAGGCACCACAGCCAAGATCTCCAGGCAGTTCCAAACTAAGTCACCTCACTCAGACTCCcaagaaccatggaatggtttggcttgaaaGGGACTGTAATGCTCAtttagtccaaacccctgcagtcagcagggacatccccaactagagcaggttgctcagagccccaaagaacctgacctgcaatggttccagggatggggcatccatcacctctctgggcagcctgggccaggctctcaccacccaccACACAGAAAccattcttctttctctctaaacTAAAACAGGGAGAATCAGGctaaaccatccccccttgtcagGAGCAGAGTCAGACAAACACACTTGATAGCAAAACCCCACAAGTTTGCTGAGACTAAGTCTTGGAAAGAAATAAATCCTCTTCAAACCCATATCCTGttttgcatcaagagaagtgtggccagcaggtcaagggaggggattctccccctctactcagctctggtgagaccccacctggagcactgtgcccagttctggagcccctgttaaaAGAAAGatttgaggggctggaaggtgtccagggaagggccaggagcatgatcagagggctggagctgctctgctgtgagcacagactgagggagttggggctgttgagtttggagaagagaaggctctgaggagacctaattgtggccttcaaggatctgaaaggggctacaagaaagctggggaggcacttttgagggtgtcagggagggataggacaggCGGGGATGGATTCAAGGTAGAGGAGAGGAGGTTGaaattagacatcaggaagaagttcttccccaggagggtggtgagagcctggcacaggttgcccagggaggtggtggaagcctcctgcctggaggtgtttgcagccaggctggaggtggctgtgagcaacctgctgtggtgtgaggtgtccctgcccatggcagggggctggagctggctgagccttgaggtcccttccagccctgacacttctgtgaccACCTCTCCCGGCCAGCTGCCACACCTCAGCCTCTAGCCCCCAGGTCGAGTGGTCTGTGCCAGCAAAGCTCTAGCTAGCCTCAGGAAAGAAGAGCCTCACAGCTTGAAGAAGgtggtgcccagctgcagcagcagcacgtgGGGCAGCCGGTGCTCGTGCACGATCAGCACCCCTTCCACCGTCCGCCTCATGCCGATCTTGTCGAACTCCTCCCTCATGCGCTGGAAGCGAGCCGCCACCGAGCTGTCCTTCTCGTAGAGGGGCTCCTTCGTGCCAAAGGTGTAGTTGGTCAAAGGATACCtgcaaagggaggggaggagagttAGCTCCCCACCAGAGGCCTGCGTGGCAAGCCGCCAGGCCGCGGCCGAAGGGAGAGGCTCGGGGGGCCAGGACCTGTTCCTGGAGTCCCACAgcgggctggaaggaacctggaagatcatccagtcccaacccctgccacgggcaaggACACCTGCCTCTGGACCTTGCTTATgaggccccccagccctgccccagcaggcagcccccccagccctgctgctcaccacTCCTGTGGTGCTGCCTCAAGGAAAGGAACCCAACTTATTCAGCAGCCACACCTCCGGCATCTCCACATCACAGAGGCaaggcagctgaagagctgggagagaaacaggagagaaaagctctgctgggaagggagggagctgcagggctcctcaGCAGAAGGAATGCAAGGCCAGAGATCCAGACTGTTAGAAGTGGTTGTTTTGCAGTGGGAAATCAGACATCTGGGGCACAGAAGAGGGAAAATGCTGAGTGCCTAAGTGCAGGGCCTGGGGAAAGATCCAAGTCTGAGCAGGGCTAAGTGCTGGGCATCTGCTTCCCCTCATGGCAGAGCACTAAGGTTTAGCTAGGTGGGAGGGACTGAAAAAAAgccaggagagaaaggaaagcttAGGCAAGAAATCAGTCAGTCCCAGAGAGCACAGAGGGCAACAGGAAAATGCACaacaaaccccaagcaacacaAATCTGGTGGCAGGAGGCCTGGAGGGAGCTCAGGACTAGCTGGCTAGGTGGAAAAGGCAGAAGAGCACAGGTTGTGGGCAGAGCAGTAAGGAGCTATCCCtatggctttctgggctggcagcatacagcagctgctggaacaggaGGAATGACTTCATGGGGAGTGGGCTCCTGCAGATGAAGCTCTGCACCTATTCTCTCCCCAGTAGTcaatcacagaactggtttggttggaaCAGATCTTTGAgaacaccaagtccaacccttaacccagcactgccaggtcaccaccaagccatggccctcagcacaacaTCCCCAAGGCTTTTAAAGACTTCCAGgaatggcaactccaccactaccttaggcagcctgggccaggccccactgttcctcatatccaaactaaaccttccctggggcaatttgaggccctttcctcttgtcctgtcccttgttccctgagagaagagaccaccccccacccagctccaacctcctctcagggagctgtagagagcaatgaggtcctgcttcaacctccttttctccagcttaCACaactcagttccctcagctgctcctcacaagactcaCAGTCTACATCAGGATATCAACCTTAAGTTGTATGCACACTTCCCCTCccaattcttcctccccccAAGTTCTCCACTttttacagggaggggatcacAAACCAGCTGCAGTAGCTGCAGCCCTTGCTCCTGTACAGGAGAGAGCCCAAACAAGCAGCTTCCCAACTGCAGGTTTATTTATTGACAAGCTTCCCCActtctgctggcagctcagaTCCACCCACACCTCTCCTTCCACTCACCTCCATTTTTAGCTCCACAGAAAGCTGTACTACACTACCCCACACTCTGCTAAGGTGGGCACCTCCAAGCTCTGGAAACCAGAGCCTCTTTACACAATAAACAGTGATAACAGAGCTTCCTGCTGAGCCTTTCCTTCACAAATGCTCTAAAAATA encodes:
- the NUDT21 gene encoding cleavage and polyadenylation specificity factor subunit 5; this translates as MSVVPPNRSQTGWPRGVNQFGNKYIQQTKPLTLERTINLYPLTNYTFGTKEPLYEKDSSVAARFQRMREEFDKIGMRRTVEGVLIVHEHRLPHVLLLQLGTTFFKLPGGELNPGEDEVEGLKRLMTEILGRQDGVQQDWVIDDCIGNWWRPNFEPPQYPYIPAHITKPKEHKKLFLVQLQEKALFAVPKNYKLVAAPLFELYDNAPGYGPIISSLPQLLSRFNFIYN